From Streptomyces sp. NBC_01460, a single genomic window includes:
- a CDS encoding ABC transporter substrate-binding protein codes for MSTSSQLLSRRSFGRLAAGVAGAAGMGALGACTTRGGRPSADTPLRIMAINHVWSQAIRRRTKEFEERIGRRVSMTLLTADQLASSYNVKLNASGTDVDVMMVRALQEQLLFAHNGWLADLSDRVTQDEDFAWPDFQKAPREASLTAGKVLSVPVVTERPALYYRKDLVEGVGGPPRTLEALMSAAQELTEKKKGFYGFVGRGQRSGAVSQWSSFLYSHGGDFVVGGRSGIGSPEALAAYAYYGRLLSRTGPPGATNMSLEQAMPIFAQGKAAFYIDADAIYSSFLDPKVSTVRETVGFAPFPAGPAGARPHNIPSWSLGISEFSLLRDDAWEFVKWAAGPEVTADLQKDGIPGARGSVWSDPESLASFPPDLAEAMRLNAERGLGYDRPRVLQVGRARDIVGRPLVAGILGNDVRPVARDADAEFADFLVRDNRHKES; via the coding sequence AGGGGTCGCGGGAGCCGCCGGGATGGGGGCGCTCGGCGCGTGTACGACCAGGGGCGGCCGGCCTTCCGCCGACACCCCGTTGCGGATCATGGCGATCAACCACGTGTGGTCGCAGGCGATCCGGCGCCGGACGAAGGAGTTCGAGGAGCGGATCGGGCGGCGGGTCTCGATGACGCTGCTCACCGCGGACCAGCTGGCCAGCAGCTACAACGTGAAGCTCAACGCCTCGGGCACCGACGTGGACGTCATGATGGTCCGCGCGCTCCAGGAGCAGCTGCTCTTCGCGCACAACGGCTGGCTGGCCGACCTGAGCGACCGTGTCACCCAGGACGAGGACTTCGCCTGGCCGGACTTCCAGAAGGCCCCGCGCGAGGCCTCCTTGACGGCGGGCAAGGTGCTGAGCGTCCCCGTGGTCACCGAGCGCCCGGCACTGTACTACCGCAAGGACCTCGTGGAGGGCGTCGGCGGACCGCCCCGCACCCTGGAGGCGCTGATGTCGGCGGCCCAGGAACTCACCGAGAAGAAGAAGGGCTTCTACGGCTTCGTCGGCCGGGGCCAGCGCAGCGGCGCCGTGTCCCAGTGGTCGAGCTTCCTGTACTCGCACGGCGGGGACTTCGTCGTAGGGGGCAGGTCCGGCATCGGCTCGCCCGAGGCTCTCGCCGCGTACGCGTACTACGGCAGGCTCCTGTCGAGGACGGGCCCGCCCGGCGCGACCAACATGAGCCTCGAACAGGCGATGCCGATCTTCGCGCAGGGCAAGGCCGCCTTCTACATCGACGCGGACGCGATCTACAGCAGCTTCCTCGACCCGAAGGTGTCGACCGTGCGGGAGACCGTCGGCTTCGCCCCCTTCCCCGCGGGACCGGCCGGCGCCCGGCCGCACAACATCCCGTCCTGGAGTCTCGGCATCAGCGAGTTCTCCCTGCTGCGCGACGACGCCTGGGAGTTCGTCAAGTGGGCCGCGGGGCCCGAGGTGACCGCGGACCTCCAGAAGGACGGCATCCCCGGAGCACGCGGCTCGGTGTGGTCCGACCCCGAGTCCCTGGCCTCCTTCCCGCCGGACCTCGCCGAGGCCATGCGGCTCAACGCCGAGCGGGGGCTCGGCTACGACAGGCCCCGCGTCCTCCAGGTCGGCCGCGCCAGGGACATCGTGGGACGGCCCCTGGTCGCGGGCATCCTCGGCAACGACGTACGGCCCGTGGCCCGCGACGCCGATGCGGAGTTCGCCGATTTCCTCGTCCGCGACAACCGCCACAAGGAGTCCTGA